In Oncorhynchus gorbuscha isolate QuinsamMale2020 ecotype Even-year unplaced genomic scaffold, OgorEven_v1.0 Un_scaffold_3044, whole genome shotgun sequence, a single genomic region encodes these proteins:
- the LOC124027258 gene encoding dysbindin-A-like isoform X2 produces the protein MSSPGSSSRNSSELDSEHAQKVLDMEHAQQGKLKERQKYFEEAFQQDMDQYLSTGYLQITDRRGPIGSMSSMEVNVDVLEQMDLMDVSDHEALDVFLNSGGEDDSLTSSLTSGPDPESLSSEISLRVPTQAELRNKPSSFSSMEPGSASQDTSLGECQDTSQDTSLGECQEGEGSEASGDGDQPLVLPDEEEVQADTALVSLPEAETFKNSDDSDSQAS, from the exons CCGAGCTGGACTCTGAGCACGCCCAGAAGGTGCTGGACATGGAACACGCCCAGCAGGGGAAGCTGAAGGAGAGGCAGAAGTACTTTGAAGAAGCTTTCCAACAGGACATGGATCAGTACCTCTCTACTGGCTACCTGCAGATCACTGACAGAAGAG GGCCAATAGGTAGCATGTCTTCCATGGAGGTGAACGTTGACGTTCTGGAACAGATGGACCTGATGGACGTGTCGGACCATGAAGCCCTCGACGTCTTTCTCAACTCTGGAGGAGAAGACGACAGCCTGACCTCCTCACTCACCTCAG GTCCAGACCCTGAGTCGTTGTCCTCTGAGATCTCCCTGCGGGTGCCCACCCAGGCGGAACTGAGGAACAAGCCGTCTTCCTTCTCCTCCATGGAGCCAGGCTCAGCCAGCCAGGACACCAGCCTGGGGGAGTGCCAGGACACCAGCCAGGACACCAGCCTGGGGGAGTGCCAGGAGGGGGAGGGCAGCGAGGCCAGCGGAGACGGAGACCAGCCCCTGGTACTGCCAGACGAGGAGGAAGTGCAGGCCGACACAGCCCTGGTGTCGTTGCCCGAGGCAGAGACGTTCAAGAACTCTGACGACAGCGACTCGCAGGCCTCTTAG